Part of the Sulfitobacter donghicola DSW-25 = KCTC 12864 = JCM 14565 genome, ATATAGCCATGGGCCAACCGGATCGGAAGGCATTCGATGCCTCAATCCAATGGCATATTCGGTGAATACTGCGAACAGAATGATGCAAAAAGCAGTGGTCGCTAGAATGCGTAGAAGCCTCAATGCCGGTGCCATCTCAGATATCCTAAATCTGTCAATTGTTTAGGGATATTCAACGAAAAGCAAACACGGGTAAAGGCAGTGATTGAGTGAAACAATAAGGAAGCCGCAAAGCTGCATGCAGGGGAGGCATTGGCGAACTGCTTGGCGAGACGTTGTTCCATCTGCGGGAGTCCTGAGACCCGACACAGGAGACATTCATGCAACTGCGAGGAACGGCAGCTTTGTCCGCATAGCTGATACTAACTAAGTGCAAAAAAGTTCTGCATCCTTAGTAAAAACCATTCTGCACTATGTCTGCGCCTTCATTCGGCCCCCTCATCTTCTTCGATCAAATAGGGCTGTAGCCGCGCAAATTGCCAGAACAGGAAAACCATGAGGGCGATGGGAAAGCCGAAGGTTTCGATCTTTACCCACGCGTCCGTGGACATGGTGCGCCAGACGATCTCATTCACAACAGCTAAGGTAACAAAGGCCATGGTCAGGCGTTTGGTCAGGATGATCCAGCCGTCGTGACGCATCGGCATCATATCCGACATCACATATTCCAGCCACGAACGGCCACGCAGTAGGCCGATGGTCAGGATCAGCGCAAGGAAGCCGTAGACGATGGTGGTTTTCATCTTGAAAAACCGCTCATCATTGAACCATGCGGTGAGACCGCCGAAAAAGATCACCATAAAGGCCGTGAACACCTGCATCCGGCTCAGCTGCCCTGTCAGTGCCCAAAGGATGCCCATCGCGATCAGCAGGATCGGCACAAAGACAACTGCAGCAACGATAAACCCAGTGTATTCCGTGCCGCCAAATGTGAACATCTGGTCTTTGATCCGCACATAGAGGACAAAGAACGCCAGCGTTGGCCCCAGCTCAAGAACCTGTTTCAGGATCGGGTTGATTTCGCGTGTTTCAGCCATTCTTGGGGCTAGCCTCCGAATTCTACAATAACCGCCCCTGCTGCGATCAATGCCATCAGCATGATCCGGCGCGGGCCGACCGTTTCTTTGAGCACCAGCCAGCCGATCAGGGCAGCAAACACCGTTGAAGTCTCTCTCAATATTGCCGCTTCGCCGAC contains:
- a CDS encoding inner membrane-spanning protein YciB encodes the protein MAETREINPILKQVLELGPTLAFFVLYVRIKDQMFTFGGTEYTGFIVAAVVFVPILLIAMGILWALTGQLSRMQVFTAFMVIFFGGLTAWFNDERFFKMKTTIVYGFLALILTIGLLRGRSWLEYVMSDMMPMRHDGWIILTKRLTMAFVTLAVVNEIVWRTMSTDAWVKIETFGFPIALMVFLFWQFARLQPYLIEEDEGAE